The window CGACCACGGGCACCGCAATGCTATTGGCAATGGGTGCGCTCCAAGAGACTTGGCTGAAAAAGATCAGCACCAATGGCATCAGGGCCAGCCACAAAACCCATTGTACCTGGATGAATCCCGTCACCAGACCGGGCCGGCGCAAACGGCCGACCAAACCATAGAGAATCAAAAACACGGCGCTAAAAGACAACCAAAAACCCATGGACAAAGGCGCCCAGGGATCATAAACACACACGGCAAATAAGGCGATGAATACGGCATGAAAGGGATGCAGGGTTCGCCTCAGCACCAGTGCCGCCAACGCCACCCCAACCATTATCAAGGCCCGTTGGGTGGGAATGGAAAATCCCGCCAAGGCGGAATATAACGTGGCTGTCATCATTGCCGAGATAGCCGCAATCCGATCAGCAGGCATACCGATATAGCCCCAGCGCAGCCATATTCTCCTGGAAAGCCCGTAGGCCATGCCGGCAATCAAGCTGATATGAAGCCCCGAGATGGCCATCAAATGAGCGGTGCCGGTGGTTCTTAAAATCTGCCATTGAGCCCGGGAGATGCTGCTTTTATCCCCAACCACCAAGGCTTTGATTAAACCCTGTACCGGACTGTCTTGAAGCAGCGCATCCAACCTATCAGCCAGCGTTTGGCGCCATTGATCCAGTGGCCCTCCTGGCTGCAGTTTTTGATTGTGACCGCTATTGCGCACATAGCCAGTCGCGCCAATGCGATGGGCATAGAGCCATCTTTCATAATCAAATCCACCTGGATTTCTAAAACCATGGGGACGTTTTAGCCGCACCTGTAATCGCCAGCTTTCACCTGCCTGCAGTTTTGTTTTTGTGTTATACCAGCTCAATCGCAGCTTGCTTGGAAGCTCGAAATTGCCAAGGGGCCTGGAAACAAGAAAATTAAACCGCCAACCCCGCTCGACCCTGACCGGCAATCCTTCAATTTCACCTTCTACGAATAGATCCTTGCCTTCGAGAGAAGGAGGAAAAGGCGTGAAGAACAAAAAGCCCATCAGGGCAACCCAAAGGAAACCCAAAATGACCGAGGCCCCCACATACCATCGCCTACCAACTAAAAACACCGCCCCCACGGCAAGCGGTAAAATAATGGAAAGACTGGGCGGGACAGGCAGCCAATGACAAAACAGCCCTCCGACAAGGAAGCCCAAACAACCAAGGATAAACGTCAATGTTCAAAGCTTAAAACATGAATTTAAAATGCTACAATGCAAGGGTAACTCTGAATTAAAAAACTGAATGCCCGTTGCCATCTTTACGATGGGTAACAGACACAATATCAACACAGGTTCCGAAAACTTGATAAATTTGCTGGGTGACTTTTTTCCAAGTCCCCCATACAATCATAGTTTGCCGAGATAAGAAATTTTTTGATATGCCGAAGAAATTTATCCAACGTTATCTTCCTCATCACAATACTTTTAAGGAACATAAACGCCTGCAGTTCCTCGGAGAACATTTACACAACCCTAACCTTTGGCACTTAAATCGCCGCTCCGTTGCCCTCGCTTTTGCAGTGGGATTTTTTACTATGTATTTACCCATTCCAGGGCAAATGGTTGTGGCCGCGGCCTTGGCATTTTTGGTGGGGGCAAATCTGCCCATTTCCGTTATTTTGGTCTGGATTACCAACCCTCTGACCATGCCCGGCATGTTTTATCTCGCTTATAAAGTAGGCGCCTTTGTGCTGGGCACTACCAACGAAATCTCGCCAGACGTTTTTACCCTGGGCGGCGCATTGCACGAATTGGGGGATATTTGGTGGCCCCTGCTATTGGGAAGTTTGATTTTAGGGACATTGCTTGCCGCGGTAGGCTATTTGGGGATTCGGCTGTTGTGGCGGTTATCCGTCATGAAACGTTGGCAAAAGCGCCGGCATGAACGGGGAGCGCAATCTCAATCATCGGGAACCAGCGGATAAAGTTTCCCATCCTCGAGATAAAGCACTTTATCCATTTTCTCCGCCAATTTCCGGTCGTGGGTGACGACCAAAAAGCTGATGCCATATTCTTGATTGAGCGATAGCATCAATTGGTACACTCTAGCCGCGGTTTTACTGTCCAGATTGCCGGTAGGCTCATCGGCCAACACACACTTGGGTTGGGTGACCAATGCCCGGGCCACCGCAGCCCGCTGGCGCTCCCCACCGGAGACTTCACCCGGCTTGTGGGCCAATCTTTCCTCCAAACCCACTTTAGTCAGCAGCGCCAATGCCCTTTGTTTCGCGCCCGCAACGCTATCCCCACCGATAATCAAGGGCATGGCCACATTTTCCAACAGGGTGAACTCCGGCAGGAGATGATGGAATTGATAGACAAAGCCTAACGTTCGGTTACGCATTCGGCTCAACCGGCGCTCGTTCAAGGTCGCAATATCGACGCCACCCCAAACCACTTTACCGCCACTGACGGAATCCAACCCGCCCAATACATGGAGCAAGGTGCTCTTACCGGATCCAGAGGCGCCCATGATGGCAATTCTCTGTCCTTCCGCGACTTCCAGATCAATGCCCCGCAAAACATCCACTTGCAAAGGCCCTTCGCGGAAGTGTTTCTTCAGCCCGTAACAGGCTAACACCGGATCATTCATAGCGTAGCTCCTCGGCGGGCTTCACCTTGGAAGCTTGCCAGGCGGGATACAGAGTTGCCAACAAGGAAAGCGCAAACGCCATGACAGAGATTTGATAGACATCGCGCCAATGCAATTCCGAAGGCAGTTCGCTGATGTAATAGACATCCGCCGCTAGAAAATGCACGCCGAACAGACGCTCGATGGCTGGCACGATGGTTTCCACATTCAAGGCCAGCAACACCCCGCCCACGGCACCCGCCAGAGTGCCCACCAGGCCGATAATGGCCCCCAGCTGAATGAACAAGGTCATCACCGCGCCGGGAGTCATCCCTTGGGTTCGCAGAATGGCGATATCGGAGCGTTTGTCGGTTACCACCATCACCAGTGTGGAGACAATATTGAACGCCGCCACGGCCACAATCAAGAGCAGAATGATAAACATTACCCGCTTTTCCATTTGAATGGCTTTGAAAAAATTGCTGTGGAGTTTGGTCCAGTCAGTTACAAAATAACGCCCGCCCAGTTTCAGAGTCAGCTCGCGGGCTAATTGGGGGGCGATAAAAACATCATCCAATTTCAAACGGAGACCGGAAACCGCATTTCCCAAACGCAATAATTTGGCGGCATCCTTCAGATGAACCAGGGCCATGTTGCGGTCATATTCATACATGCCCACTTCAAAGATACCCACGACGGTAAAGCGCTTCAGCCGGGGCAAAATTCCCGCTGGGGTCGTGGTAACCTGGGGGGTGATAACAGTGATTTTATCGCCTTGCCAAACGCCAAGATAGCGCGCCAGCTCCGATCCCAAAATGATGCCGTAAGCGCCTGGTTTCAAGGCGGACAGATCACCCTTTTTAATGTGCTTGACCACTTCTGAAACCTGGTGTTCGCGTTCCGGCAATATCCCCCGCAGCATACTGCCGGAAACC is drawn from Methylothermaceae bacteria B42 and contains these coding sequences:
- a CDS encoding ATP-binding protein, which produces MPKKFIQRYLPHHNTFKEHKRLQFLGEHLHNPNLWHLNRRSVALAFAVGFFTMYLPIPGQMVVAAALAFLVGANLPISVILVWITNPLTMPGMFYLAYKVGAFVLGTTNEISPDVFTLGGALHELGDIWWPLLLGSLILGTLLAAVGYLGIRLLWRLSVMKRWQKRRHERGAQSQSSGTSG
- a CDS encoding lipoprotein ABC transporter ATP-binding protein, which translates into the protein MNDPVLACYGLKKHFREGPLQVDVLRGIDLEVAEGQRIAIMGASGSGKSTLLHVLGGLDSVSGGKVVWGGVDIATLNERRLSRMRNRTLGFVYQFHHLLPEFTLLENVAMPLIIGGDSVAGAKQRALALLTKVGLEERLAHKPGEVSGGERQRAAVARALVTQPKCVLADEPTGNLDSKTAARVYQLMLSLNQEYGISFLVVTHDRKLAEKMDKVLYLEDGKLYPLVPDD
- a CDS encoding cell division protein FtsX; this encodes MFKPLTLYIALRYTRAKKRTHFISFITLTSILGIALGVTALITVLSVMNGFESELRQRILGMTSHASITSFDSRLQNWRLLAARLKNYPHILGTAPFVEGQVMITADRRVSGSMLRGILPEREHQVSEVVKHIKKGDLSALKPGAYGIILGSELARYLGVWQGDKITVITPQVTTTPAGILPRLKRFTVVGIFEVGMYEYDRNMALVHLKDAAKLLRLGNAVSGLRLKLDDVFIAPQLARELTLKLGGRYFVTDWTKLHSNFFKAIQMEKRVMFIILLLIVAVAAFNIVSTLVMVVTDKRSDIAILRTQGMTPGAVMTLFIQLGAIIGLVGTLAGAVGGVLLALNVETIVPAIERLFGVHFLAADVYYISELPSELHWRDVYQISVMAFALSLLATLYPAWQASKVKPAEELRYE